The following is a genomic window from Verrucomicrobiota bacterium.
CAGTTGCAGTTCAAGGCCGGCATGGCCGGTGCGTGGCAGAATCTCGCGAGCCCGGTCACGGCGACCGCGCAGTCTGTTTCGCAAGGCGACCCGTCCCCTGCCCCGCTGCGGTTTTATCGCATTGTCCTCGTGGACTGAGTCGGCGCGTTCCACCGCCTGTTCCAAAGCCTCACAGTTTGCAACCTCGATACACTGTGACCGTCGAACCGTCAGCGAGAAATGCCGACACCGGCTTTGAACGCAGGCACGCCGCAATCCCCTCGCCGTAGAGTCCCGCGACATCGCAATCCAGCGACGACTCGCGCGCATCCACCACGCGCCAGCGCGGGTGCTCGACCTGATACTCGATCGTGCCGCCGTCGCGCTGGCGGGTGTAGCCCCAATAGTGTTCGGTGATGAATTCAGCCTCGGAACCAGGTTCGAGTTCGCGCCAGTCGCCTTCGGCCCGCACATGCAGGCGGTTCTCGCGGCTGCGGAACGTCCACGAGTAAGTGAACTGCTTCTTGGACCCGAGCATCGCAAGTTCGCGCCGCATCGGGACCGTCTCGTAATTCTCGTTGTAAAATGCGCGGGCGACGAAAGTCACGAGCGCCTTGGGCACAAGCTCCTTCACGAACACCACGCCGCGCCGCCAGCCGTCGGCAGCCTTGCGGCGCACGTAGAACCGCAGGTTCACCTCCTCGAAGTCCTGGTGAAACCACCCCGGCACGCCAAGCACGCGCGTGCGTTGGAACGCGAACCCGACGATGCTGGCGTAGTGGCGGCCGTTCCACGAGTCGAGTTCCGTGCCGCGCGGCACGAACGGCGAGAGCACCGCGGGGGCCGCCTCGTAGTTCAGCATCGCGAGCCAGCGCCATTCGGCAGTCAGGAACGGGCGCGCGTCGGCCATGCGCGCAGAGTAGACTCGTCCCTCAAGGCGGGGAAGCGGCAACCGTTTGCGTGACTTCTCCAGGGCATCACATAGTCTGTGACCGCGGTTGCGGTTCGAAAAAGAAGCATTGAAATTCACCGGCCCAGCCTGCACTTTTTCTGCCCCATGGTCCGGGGCGTAGCGTAGTCTGGCTAGCGCGCTTGGTTCGGGTCCAAGAGGTCGTGAGTTCAAATCTCACCGCCCCGACCATCTCATCGAGTTCGACTTCACCCGAATTGCGCCGGGCGCGGCGATCCCCCTTATGAATCCACAAGGCAAAGCGGCACTGATCACGGGCGCGAGCCGCGGCGTGGGCGCGGCCACCGCGCTCGCGCTGGCGAGAATGGGATGCTCGGTCGCGATCAACTGCAACCAGTCCCGTGACCGGGCGGAGCAGGTCGCATCGGAGGCCCGCGCGCTCGGCGTCGAGGCCGTCGTCGTGCCCGGCGACGTCGCGTTGGATGACGACTGCCGCGCACTCGTGGAAGCTTCCGCGCGCGCATTTGGCCGGCTCGACATCCTCGTGAACAACGCGGGCACGACACACTTCATCGAGCACCAGGACCTCGACCCGGTCACGGACGAAGTCTGGTCGCGCATCATCAACGTGAACCTCAAGGGGCCGTTCCAGTGTGTGCGCGCCGCGCGGCCGCACCTCGAGGCAGGCGGGTGCGGTGTGGTTGTGAACGTCGCGAGCGTCGCCGGCATCATCGGCACCGGCAGTTCAATCCCCTACTGCGCGTCCAAGGCCGGGC
Proteins encoded in this region:
- a CDS encoding DUF2071 domain-containing protein; translated protein: MADARPFLTAEWRWLAMLNYEAAPAVLSPFVPRGTELDSWNGRHYASIVGFAFQRTRVLGVPGWFHQDFEEVNLRFYVRRKAADGWRRGVVFVKELVPKALVTFVARAFYNENYETVPMRRELAMLGSKKQFTYSWTFRSRENRLHVRAEGDWRELEPGSEAEFITEHYWGYTRQRDGGTIEYQVEHPRWRVVDARESSLDCDVAGLYGEGIAACLRSKPVSAFLADGSTVTVYRGCKL
- a CDS encoding SDR family oxidoreductase; amino-acid sequence: MNPQGKAALITGASRGVGAATALALARMGCSVAINCNQSRDRAEQVASEARALGVEAVVVPGDVALDDDCRALVEASARAFGRLDILVNNAGTTHFIEHQDLDPVTDEVWSRIINVNLKGPFQCVRAARPHLEAGGCGVVVNVASVAGIIGTGSSIPYCASKAGLINMTIALARALGPKVRVNAVAPGFIAGEWLQRGLADHYDSAKAARERSAALGKVCEPSDIAAAILSLISADLVTGQTLVVDGGGLVGTKGRWP